The following coding sequences lie in one Arachis ipaensis cultivar K30076 chromosome B03, Araip1.1, whole genome shotgun sequence genomic window:
- the LOC107631007 gene encoding protein RTF1 homolog — protein MADLENLLLEAAGRTGNGGRSRHSLPSSRRAQEGSYSDGGSDSREDDSDDELNYGNRKPSASQVPLKKRLDPAEREEDMGSQEEQEDDGHSDRPGESSDESNIGDDLYKDEDDRRKLSEMTELQREMILSDRATKKDDKNLLGKIASKRDIKGKITVPRKQSPPLSSSRMRAAARSADRAAKNDALNELRAKRLKQQDPEAHRRLREASRVSGSQHFTPPKRKAFTAASLSSSSHSDSESRSHSDDEGSTGDGGIGDSDDDRALAGSDGLSFQDIKEITIRRSKLARWFMEPFFEELIVGCFVRVGIGRSKTGPIYRLCMVKNVDASEPDRHYKLENKITHKYLNVVWGNESSAARWQMAMVSDSGPLEEEFKQWIKEVDRSGGRMPTKQDILDKKQAIQKALTFVYSAATVKQMLQEKKSATARPLNVAAEKDRLRREMEIAQSKNDETEVERIKKRLQELEASRKSKVKDTKALRLAEMNRKNRFENFKNASELKPVNTGLRAGEAGYDPFSRRWTRSRNYYASKPGEKAEAGNDSANGVVAGAGSNGAAGMVATAAALEAAADAGKLVDTSAPVDQGTSSNVLHNFELPISLALLQKFGGAQGAQAGFMARKQRIEASVGFRVLENDGRRHALTLTVSDYKRRRGLL, from the coding sequence ATGGCGGATTTAGAAAATTTGCTATTGGAGGCTGCAGGAAGAACTGGTAATGGAGGGAGAAGCCGACATTCTCTGCCATCGTCGAGGAGGGCGCAAGAGGGTTCTTATTCGGATGGAGGGAGTGATTCGAGGGAAGATGATTCTGATGATGAGCTTAATTATGGCAACAGAAAGCCCTCTGCATCACAAGTTCCTCTGAAGAAGAGATTGGATCCAGCAGAAAGAGAGGAAGATATGGGAAgtcaagaagaacaagaagatgatGGTCACAGTGATCGCCCAGGCGAAAGCAGTGATGAATCCAACATTGGTGATGATCTCTACAAGGATGAAGATGATAGACGCAAGCTTTCTGAGATGACTGAACTTCAAAGAGAGATGATCTTGTCAGATAGGGCCACCAAAAAGGATGACAAGAATTTATTGGGGAAGATAGCATCCAAGCGTGATATTAAAGGAAAGATAACAGTTCCTAGAAAGCAATCTCCACCGTTGTCATCGTCGCGAATGCGAGCAGCAGCCAGATCTGCTGACAGGGCAGCCAAGAATGATGCATTGAATGAATTGCGTGCTAAGAGATTGAAGCAGCAAGATCCAGAAGCTCACCGCAGATTGAGGGAGGCATCAAGAGTTTCAGGCTCCCAGCATTTTACTCCACCAAAGCGCAAAGCTTTCACTGCAGCAAGTCTCAGCAGTTCAAGCCATAGTGATAGTGAAAGTAGGTCTCACAGTGATGATGAAGGTTCAACTGGTGATGGAGGAATCGGTGACAGTGATGATGATAGGGCGTTGGCAGGTTCCGATGGGCTATCATTTCAGGATATAAAGGAAATAACTATTCGCAGGTCGAAACTTGCAAGATGGTTTATGGAGCCTTTCTTTGAGGAGTTAATAGTTGGTTGCTTTGTAAGAGTTGGAATTGGTAGATCAAAAACTGGACCTATCTACAGGCTCTGCATGGTGAAAAATGTCGATGCTTCAGAACCAGATAGACACTATAAATTGGAGAACAAAATTACGCACAAGTATTTGAATGTTGTTTGGGGGAACGAAAGTTCAGCTGCTAGGTGGCAAATGGCTATGGTTAGTGACTCTGGTCCGCTTGAAGAGGAGTTCAAACAGTGGATTAAGGAAGTTGATCGAAGCGGTGGCCGGATGCCAACGAAACAAGATATCTTGGACAAAAAACAAGCCATACAAAAGGCCCTCACATTTGTCTACTCAGCTGCTACTGTGAAGCAAATGTTACAGGAGAAAAAATCAGCCACAGCAAGACCACTGAATGTTGCGGCGGAGAAGGACCGGCTGAGGAGGGAAATGGAAATAGCACAAAGTAAGAATGATGAAACGGAAGTGGAGAGGATCAAGAAAAGGCTGCAAGAATTAGAGGCATCCAGGAAATCAAAGGTGAAGGATACCAAGGCTCTGAGGCTGGCTGAGATGAACAGAAAAAACAGGTTTGAGAATTTCAAGAATGCTTCCGAGTTGAAGCCGGTGAATACAGGATTGAGAGCAGGGGAGGCAGGCTATGATCCGTTCTCAAGGAGATGGACTAGATCAAGGAACTACTACGCTTCGAAACCAGGTGAAAAGGCTGAGGCTGGAAATGATAGTGCCAATGGCGTAGTGGCTGGTGCAGGTAGCAATGGAGCAGCGGGCATGGTGGCTACTGCTGCAGCCTTGGAAGCGGCTGCTGATGCAGGGAAGTTGGTGGACACAAGTGCTCCGGTGGATCAAGGGACATCGTCGAATGTGCTGcacaattttgagcttccaatcTCTTTAGCATTGCTTCAAAAGTTTGGTGGAGCTCAAGGAGCTCAGGCAGGATTCATGGCAAGAAAACAAAGAATTGAAGCTAGCGTTGGATTTCGAGTCCTGGAAAATGACGGCCGGAGGCATGCGCTAACACTGACGGTGAGCGATTACAAAAGGAGGAGAGGACTTCTTTGA
- the LOC107631006 gene encoding uncharacterized protein LOC107631006 yields the protein MDEIQQKFIKVDGLNLHIAEIGTGQNVVVFLHGFPEIWYSWRHQMIALANAGFRAIAPDFRGYGLSDPSPNATFSHLLTDLLAILDSLAIPKVFLVGKDFGGRPAYLFSILHPERVLGVITLGVPYVPPGPLHFSKLLPEGFYILRWQEPGRAEADFGRFDAKTVVRKIYTLFSRSEIPIAQENQEILDLVDSSTPLPPWFTEEDLATYGALYEKSGFQTALKVPYRSLGEKINLPSEAIVKVPALLIMGGKDYTLKFPGIEDSTKAEKAKKLVPNQEITFIPEGTHFVQEQFPAQVNQLILAFLAKHT from the exons ATGGATGAAATCCAGCAAAAGTTCATCAAAGTTGACGGTCTCAACCTCCACATCGCTGAAATCGGAACAG GTCAAAACGTCGTCGTATTCCTACACGGGTTCCCTGAGATATGGTACTCGTGGCGCCACCAGATGATTGCCCTCGCCAATGCGGGTTTCAGAGCCATCGCCCCCGATTTCAGAGGCTACGGTCTCTCCGATCCCTCGCCAAACGCCACCTTCTCTCATCTTCTCACTGACCTCCTTGCAATTCTTGATTCTCTTGCTATTCCCAAG GTTTTTCTTGTTGGGAAAGATTTTGGAGGCCGTCCTGCATATTTGTTTTCCATTTTACACCCCGAAAGGGTACTGGGAGTTATCACATTGGGAGTTCCTTATGTTCCACCAGGCCCCTTACATTTCTCTAAGCTCCTTCCTGAAGGTTTCTACATTTTGAGATGGCAG GAACCAGGGAGGGCTGAGGCCGATTTCGGACGCTTTGATGCAAAGACTGTTGTGCGGAAGATTTACACCCTCTTTTCAAGAAGTGAAATACCAATAGCTCAAGAAAACCAGGAGATCTTGGATTTGGTTGATTCATCTACTCCTCTTCCCCCTTGGTTCACAGAGGAAGATCTTGCAACATATGGGGCCTTGTATGAGAAATCTGGATTCCAAACTGCGTTGAAGGTTCCATATAG GTCCCTTGGTGAAAAAATTAACTTGCCATCAGAAGCTATAGTCAAAGTTCCAGCACTTCTGATAATGGGTGGGAAGGACTATACTCTGAAGTTTCCGGGCATTGAGGATTCGACAAAGGCTGAAAAGGCGAAAAAGCTTGTTCCGAATCAGGAGATAACATTCATCCCTGAGGGGACACATTTTGTTCAAGAACAATTCCCTGCACAAGTCAATCAGCTTATCCTTGCTTTCCTTGCCAAGCACACTTGA
- the LOC107631008 gene encoding dof zinc finger protein DOF3.1 gives MGLSSKQVSRSSSGLDWNQALLESQNLELPIPKPHHIMKKQQQNNQSSSSSSEPMKCPRCESTNTKFCYYNNYNKSQPRYLCRTCKRHWTKGGTLRNVPVGGGRKNKRVKKSTATATATATATTSTCTTSIRIQAPSLAMDDHKNIASPSPSSSSSLYQGLIRPPPFLLHQNLMNNIITRGITSESKGYGIGNNNNNTNGIFLGSSALSLPQNQGLLFPFSTASSSNFDTNPCLVSVSTSLQSTNVYNNCGGEEFKAIEEPSMHSIMATTTSTQPWEIPAATMEMSNYWGWEDIDSLVSTDPNNNHPWDDSDIKP, from the coding sequence ATGGGTTTGAGTTCCAAGCAGGTTTCAAGGAGTAGTAGTGGACTTGATTGGAACCAAGCCTTATTGGAATCACAGAACTTGGAGCTTCCAATTCCAAAGCCTCATCATATCATGAAGAAACAACAACAGAATAATcaatcatcgtcatcatcatcagagcCAATGAAGTGTCCAAGATGTGAATCTACCAACACAAAGTTCTGTTACTACAACAATTACAACAAGTCTCAGCCTCGCTATTTATGTAGAACTTGCAAGAGGCACTGGACCAAAGGTGGAACTTTGCGCAATGTTCCAGTTGGTGGTGGAAGAAAGAACAAAAGGGTAAAAAAGTCAACTGCCACTGCAACCGCCACAGCCACCGCCACCACCTCTACTTGCACCACAAGCATCAGAATTCAAGCTCCTTCTCTTGCAATGGATGATCACAAAAACAtagcttctccttctccttcttcctcttcttccctctATCAAGGTCTGATTCGTCCACCACCTTTCCTACTACATCAGAATCTGATGAATAATATTATTACCAGAGGCATAACATCAGAAAGTAAAGGTTATGGTATtggtaataataacaataataccAATGGCATCTTTCTTGGTTCATCAGCTTTGTCTCTTCCTCAGAATCAAGGCTTGCTTTTCCCCTTCTCAACTGCATCAAGCTCTAATTTTGACACAAACCCATGTTTAGTTTCAGTTTCAACCTCTTTGCAATCCACCAATGTTTATAATAACTGTGGTGGTGAAGAGTTTAAAGCAATAGAGGAACCAAGCATGCACAGCATAATGGCTACCACTACTTCTACACAACCATGGGAGATACCAGCAGCAACAATGGAAATGTCAAACTATTGGGGTTGGGAGGACATTGATTCTTTGGTCTCTACTGATCCGAACAACAATCATCCTTGGGATGATTCTGATATCAAACCCTGA
- the LOC107634639 gene encoding phosphatidylinositol N-acetylglucosaminyltransferase subunit A-like, translating into MGDHQRHRIMMVSDFFYPNVGGVENHVYYLSQCLLELGHKVVVVTHAYGNRSGVRYMTGGLKVYYIPWKPFFNQSTFPTLLGMLPIIRTILIRERITIVHGHQTFSTLSHHALLNSRIMGYKVVFTDHSLNGFSDAGSIHMNKVLQFTLADVSQAICVSHTSKENTVLRSGLSADKVFVIPNAVDTEMFKPAFEPPSRSEVVIVVISRLVYRKGADLLVEVIPELCRLCPNVRFIIGGDGPKRVLLEEMREHHSLQDRIEMLGAVPHTEVRSVLISGHIFLNSSLTEAFCIAILEAASCGLLTVSTRVGGVPEVLPDDMIVLAEPNPTDMVRAIQKAIIMLPKIDPQVMHNRMKELYNWHDVARRTEIVYSRALKCPHQDLLEHLSRHLSCGAWAGKLFCLVMILSFLLWHLLELWQPADNIEVVPDVIFHTNMMDRSCGKKENDRL; encoded by the exons ATGGGTGATCATCAAAGGCATCGAATCATGATGGTGTCGGATTTTTTCTATCCCAACGTTGGTGGAGTCGAGAATCACGTTTACTACCTCTCACAATGCTTGCTCGAGTTAGGCCACAAG GTGGTGGTTGTAACTCATGCCTATGGAAACCGCTCTGGGGTTAGATATATGACTGGTGGTCTAAAAGTCTATTACATTCCATGGAAACCATTCTTTAATCAAAGTACATTTCCCACCTTGTTAGGGATGCTGCCAATTATAAGAACAATTCTTATTCGGGAGAGAATTACTATAGTTCATGGACATCAAACTTTTTCAACACTTTCTCATCACGCCCTTCTGAATTCGAGAATCATGGGATACAAGGTTGTGTTTACGGATCATTCGCTGAATGGTTTTAGTGATGCCGGAAGCATCCACATGAACAAGGTGTTGCAGTTTACCTTGGCAGATGTGAGTCAAGCTATATGTGTTTCCCACACAAGCAAGGAGAACACTGTCTTGAGGTCAGGTTTGTCAGCAGATAAGGTTTTCGTAATACCCAATGCTGTTGACACCGAAATGTTCAAACCAGCATTTGAACCTCCCAGCAGATCAGaggttgttattgttgttatcaGTCGATTAGTTTACCGGAAGGGTGCGGATTTGCTTGTTGAAGTCATTCCAGAACTGTGCCGGCTATGTCCTAAT GTTCGTTTCATTATTGGAGGTGATGGACCTAAGCGTGTGCTATTGGAAGAGATGAGAGAACATCATTCTCTTCAAGATCGAATTGAAATGTTGGGAGCTGTACCACATACGGAAGTCCGTTCTGTTCTAATATCTGGGCATATCTTCTTAAACAG TTCCTTAACCGAAGCTTTTTGTATCGCGATATTGGAGGCTGCTAGTTGTGGATTGTTAACAGTTAGCACACGTGTGGGAGGTGTTCCTGAG GTATTACCAGATGACATGATTGTTTTGGCAGAACCTAATCCCACTGATATGGTGCGTGCAATCCAAAAGGCGATAATTATGCTGCCAAAAATTGATCCGCAAGTCATGCACAATCGA ATGAAGGAACTCTACAACTGGCACGACGTTGCGAGAAGGACTGAAATTGTATACAGTCGTGCCTTAAAATGCCCCCATCAAGATCTCCTAGAGCATCTCTCAAG ACACCTCTCATGTGGAGCATGGGCAGGGAAGCTCTTTTGCTTGGTTATGATCTTGAGTTTTTTGCTATGGCATCTGCTAGAACTATGGCAG CCAGCAGATAATATTGAGGTGGTTCCAGATGTTATTTTCCATACAAATATGATGGATAGATCTTGCGGGAAAAAAGAAAATGACAGATTATGA